A genomic region of Streptomyces rimosus contains the following coding sequences:
- a CDS encoding HNH endonuclease family protein translates to MTRLFLRAGRAVPAACTLALTTGLAAQPAHASPLDHRAPTATAGRAAGPGALPDLPTKAEALERLDSLKVDKSRGKFTAYDRKDFGIWGEHTVNGKKCTVFDAVVHRDRLSGTPNGCKIAGGTWPNPYNATGTITSERVSVDHIVALRDAFESGANKWGKPRKRQFGNDLSRPQLLVVAQADNSSKGNKSPGEWLVPNNYGGFACDYARAYVQVKYHYGLSILETDPKNTKIKKQIHDKTALQKALNTCP, encoded by the coding sequence ATGACACGCCTCTTCCTTCGCGCCGGCCGGGCCGTCCCGGCGGCCTGCACGCTCGCGCTGACCACGGGACTGGCCGCGCAGCCGGCCCACGCCTCCCCTCTCGACCATCGCGCACCCACCGCAACAGCGGGCCGGGCAGCCGGGCCGGGCGCACTGCCCGACCTGCCGACGAAAGCCGAGGCCCTGGAGCGGCTCGACTCACTGAAGGTCGACAAGAGCAGAGGCAAGTTCACCGCTTACGACCGCAAGGACTTCGGCATCTGGGGCGAGCACACCGTGAACGGCAAGAAGTGCACCGTTTTCGATGCCGTCGTCCACCGCGACCGCCTCAGCGGCACCCCCAACGGATGCAAGATCGCGGGCGGCACCTGGCCCAACCCCTACAACGCCACCGGCACCATCACATCCGAACGGGTCAGCGTCGATCACATCGTCGCGCTGCGCGACGCCTTCGAATCCGGCGCGAACAAGTGGGGCAAGCCCAGGAAGCGTCAGTTCGGCAACGACCTGTCCCGGCCCCAGCTGCTCGTGGTGGCCCAGGCGGACAACAGCAGCAAGGGCAACAAGAGCCCGGGCGAGTGGCTGGTGCCGAACAACTACGGCGGTTTCGCCTGCGATTACGCGCGCGCCTACGTCCAGGTCAAATACCACTACGGCCTGAGCATCCTGGAGACCGACCCGAAGAACACCAAAATCAAAAAGCAGATCCACGACAAAACCGCACTGCAGAAGGCTTTGAACACCTGCCCCTAG
- a CDS encoding TetR/AcrR family transcriptional regulator, translating to MTDGAPRPMRADARRNREKILTAAVRVFTTEGLDAHLERIAKEAGVGSATLYRNFPTREALVEAVYRNEVAHLCDAAPALLAQKPPTEALRAWTRLFLDYVTAKYGMIDALRAIAAQGSNPYGHSREMIQAAIASLMDACTAAGEIRTDIRPTDLSAALEGIALTSAGTEHRQQAERLLDLTLDGLMVRR from the coding sequence ATGACCGACGGAGCGCCGCGGCCGATGCGGGCCGACGCACGGCGCAACAGGGAGAAGATCCTCACGGCCGCGGTACGCGTGTTCACGACAGAAGGGCTGGACGCGCACCTGGAACGCATCGCCAAGGAGGCGGGCGTGGGCAGTGCGACCCTGTACCGCAACTTCCCCACCCGCGAAGCCCTGGTCGAGGCCGTCTACCGCAACGAGGTGGCCCACCTGTGCGACGCCGCCCCCGCCCTCCTCGCACAGAAGCCGCCGACCGAGGCCCTGCGCGCGTGGACCCGCCTCTTCCTGGACTACGTGACCGCCAAATACGGCATGATCGACGCCCTGCGCGCCATCGCCGCGCAGGGAAGCAACCCCTATGGCCACAGCCGGGAAATGATCCAGGCCGCCATCGCCTCACTCATGGACGCCTGCACGGCCGCAGGCGAAATCCGTACCGATATCCGGCCCACCGACCTCAGCGCCGCCCTGGAAGGCATCGCCCTCACCTCGGCAGGCACCGAACACCGCCAGCAAGCGGAGCGCCTGCTCGACCTCACGCTGGATGGCCTTATGGTCCGGCGTTGA
- a CDS encoding SDR family oxidoreductase, with amino-acid sequence MSGIQGKVIAITGASSGIGEATAAHLAERGARLVLGARREDRLNTVVDGITARGGAAEGVIVDVTRREDLQRLTDTALDRYGRLDVLVSNAGTMAVSPFDELRQDDWDAMVSTHITGLLNGIGAALPVFRRQRSGQFVNVGSTAAYVVKSPQAVYAATKTAVKVLTEGLRQEAGPDLRVTLVSPGFTHTEGVGKGAGPEVAAALIQQRDEIAMPPSAVASAIGYAIEQPEGVDVGEIAVRPTAQA; translated from the coding sequence ATGTCGGGTATTCAGGGCAAAGTCATCGCGATCACCGGTGCCAGCAGTGGCATCGGGGAGGCGACCGCGGCCCACCTCGCCGAAAGGGGCGCCCGGCTCGTGCTCGGGGCCCGGCGCGAGGACAGGCTGAACACTGTCGTGGACGGCATCACGGCGAGGGGCGGCGCCGCCGAGGGCGTCATCGTCGACGTCACGCGCCGCGAAGACCTCCAGCGTCTGACGGACACGGCCCTCGACCGGTACGGACGGCTCGACGTCCTCGTCTCCAACGCGGGCACGATGGCCGTCTCGCCGTTCGACGAGCTGCGCCAGGACGACTGGGACGCCATGGTCTCCACCCACATCACCGGCCTCCTCAACGGCATCGGGGCGGCCCTGCCCGTCTTCCGCCGGCAGCGCTCCGGCCAGTTCGTCAATGTCGGCTCCACCGCGGCCTACGTCGTCAAATCCCCGCAGGCGGTCTACGCGGCCACCAAGACGGCGGTGAAGGTCCTCACCGAGGGCCTGCGCCAGGAAGCCGGACCCGACCTGCGCGTCACCCTCGTCTCGCCCGGCTTCACCCACACCGAGGGCGTCGGCAAGGGCGCCGGCCCGGAGGTCGCGGCCGCGCTGATCCAACAGCGCGACGAGATCGCCATGCCGCCCTCCGCTGTCGCCTCCGCCATCGGCTATGCCATCGAACAGCCCGAGGGGGTTGATGTCGGGGAGATCGCCGTTCGGCCGACTGCGCAGGCGTGA
- a CDS encoding DUF397 domain-containing protein — MVEQRVAGGAGPELDLTGAAWQSSSQGAGDVQVAFVEGWIAMRNRRTPEVPALVFTPAEWRGFVLGARDGEFDLT, encoded by the coding sequence ATGGTTGAGCAGCGGGTCGCGGGCGGGGCCGGGCCGGAACTGGATCTGACGGGGGCCGCGTGGCAGTCGAGCAGTCAGGGGGCGGGGGACGTTCAGGTCGCCTTCGTCGAGGGCTGGATCGCCATGCGCAACCGGCGTACGCCGGAGGTGCCCGCGCTGGTCTTCACGCCTGCCGAGTGGCGGGGGTTCGTCCTCGGGGCGCGTGACGGGGAGTTCGATCTCACCTGA
- a CDS encoding leucine-rich repeat domain-containing protein has product MTTGTDSSAAPPATLDLWKAGLRSVPAEIWTRTGLRTLILADNDLASVPSDIARLRNLHTLDLGHNALTRLPEQIGDLTGLTRCLYLHDNRLTELPATLGRLNRLGYLNIGENPLGQLPESLGAMTGLHELRAQHAALTGLPTSLGRLAGLRELWLRGNQLTGLPATVSGLHALRELELRENALPEIPDALRGLPLLRRLDLRGNKLHDVPHWLADLPALEKLDLRWNSVDHDAAPLRALRERGCVVLA; this is encoded by the coding sequence ATGACCACCGGCACCGATTCCTCAGCGGCACCGCCCGCCACCCTCGACCTCTGGAAGGCCGGGCTGCGTTCGGTACCCGCCGAGATCTGGACAAGGACCGGGCTACGGACACTGATCCTCGCCGACAACGACCTGGCCTCCGTACCATCCGACATCGCCCGTCTGCGGAATCTGCACACCCTCGATCTCGGCCACAACGCCCTGACCCGGCTACCCGAGCAGATCGGAGACCTCACCGGACTCACCCGCTGCCTCTACCTCCACGACAACCGCCTCACCGAACTCCCCGCCACCCTCGGCAGACTGAACCGCCTCGGCTACCTCAACATCGGCGAGAACCCGCTGGGCCAACTGCCCGAGTCCCTGGGCGCCATGACCGGGCTGCACGAACTCCGCGCCCAGCACGCCGCCCTGACCGGGCTCCCCACTTCCCTCGGCCGCCTCGCGGGCCTGCGGGAACTGTGGCTGCGCGGCAACCAGCTGACCGGCCTGCCCGCCACCGTGAGCGGCCTCCACGCTCTACGAGAGCTGGAACTACGGGAAAACGCCCTGCCCGAGATACCGGACGCCCTGCGCGGCCTCCCCCTGCTGCGCCGGCTCGACCTGCGCGGCAACAAGCTGCACGACGTACCGCACTGGCTGGCCGACCTGCCGGCCTTGGAGAAGCTGGACCTGCGCTGGAACTCCGTGGACCACGACGCGGCGCCGCTACGAGCGCTGCGGGAACGCGGCTGCGTCGTCCTGGCGTGA
- a CDS encoding RICIN domain-containing protein: protein MSVSAKGTYLIKNANSGLYLTVKGHAKQSPADIVQDRLQDWPQRAAQAWRLESAPGGERTFRIQNQHSGGYLQVRRWSKDKGAPLVQEHLEENTPAYRSQSWQLTDEDPYRISNLHSGLWVKVRDHSAAAGAVIEQSTESTGTYRGAEQWTFEPVEPRGGDPVFDALSGLLVEPGGGIVSTVTHVFKASLEAAGGVFGTFAKYVPGDTTPFVRFEGFRGDEVIRFSSRNRVEAGPRKISTQFPHLPKEFHGGFDFVTRAPRHREHTYLGVKGDLTIAFSDKGNGGIDRSEEYFPSRELEPYGRVLEAAPARPDDSQYLLFCEQATVLIDGRFRAPDLREVQPMPLGQLPKGWEKPDAVASATVGDEVHFFAVKGTEYTVFTLRDLVQGPAPVLNAYPFLLGLWA from the coding sequence GTGAGCGTCAGCGCCAAGGGCACGTACCTGATCAAGAACGCGAACAGCGGTCTGTACCTGACCGTCAAGGGCCACGCCAAACAGTCCCCCGCGGACATCGTCCAGGACCGGCTGCAGGACTGGCCGCAGCGGGCGGCCCAGGCGTGGCGGCTGGAGTCCGCGCCGGGCGGCGAGCGCACCTTCCGGATCCAGAACCAGCACAGCGGCGGGTACCTCCAGGTCCGCAGGTGGAGCAAGGACAAGGGCGCGCCCCTGGTCCAGGAGCACCTGGAGGAGAACACCCCGGCGTACCGGAGCCAGTCGTGGCAGCTCACCGACGAGGACCCGTACCGCATCTCCAACCTGCACAGCGGCCTGTGGGTGAAGGTCCGCGACCACTCCGCCGCCGCGGGCGCGGTGATCGAGCAGTCGACGGAGAGCACGGGCACCTACCGGGGCGCCGAGCAGTGGACCTTCGAGCCGGTCGAGCCGCGCGGCGGCGACCCGGTCTTCGACGCGCTGTCCGGACTCCTGGTGGAGCCGGGCGGCGGCATCGTCTCCACGGTCACCCATGTCTTCAAGGCGTCGCTGGAGGCCGCCGGCGGAGTCTTCGGCACGTTCGCCAAGTACGTGCCGGGCGACACCACGCCCTTCGTACGGTTCGAGGGCTTCCGCGGCGACGAGGTCATCCGGTTCTCCTCGCGCAACCGCGTCGAGGCGGGGCCGCGCAAGATCAGTACACAGTTCCCGCACCTGCCCAAGGAGTTCCACGGCGGCTTCGACTTCGTCACCCGGGCCCCGCGGCACCGCGAACACACCTACCTGGGTGTGAAGGGCGATCTGACCATCGCCTTCTCCGACAAGGGCAACGGCGGCATCGACCGGTCCGAGGAGTACTTCCCGTCCCGCGAACTGGAGCCGTACGGGCGGGTCCTGGAGGCGGCGCCCGCCCGCCCCGACGACTCGCAGTACCTGCTCTTCTGCGAACAGGCCACGGTGCTGATCGACGGCCGGTTCCGCGCGCCGGACCTGCGCGAGGTGCAGCCGATGCCGCTGGGCCAGCTGCCCAAGGGCTGGGAGAAGCCGGACGCGGTCGCCTCCGCGACGGTGGGCGACGAGGTGCACTTCTTCGCCGTCAAGGGCACCGAGTACACCGTCTTCACCCTGCGCGATCTCGTCCAGGGACCCGCGCCGGTGCTGAACGCCTATCCGTTCCTGCTGGGGCTGTGGGCGTAA
- a CDS encoding DUF2637 domain-containing protein, with translation MYDPPTLHLLMPSSADGYRIPAQVTTEPDLTAAFGLADGPLFRDQPAHESLADAYGHDVPMRVPDDLDAELAQLLDTAEQPAVVDELPADGPHSHRKPTLLHPARAAKEGGTRSWRRTLSVVTVALTSVIVVAVGLLAAVASYPPLRALAGEATSPRIAQLWPLLVYGPWMAAILSILRARTHRRRTAHSWCVVIFFAAVATVLCIAKAPTTPAGITVAGLPPVTALLCFHQLIRQLEPGPSVTPATRHAYSNRGAHRHRSGR, from the coding sequence GTGTACGATCCTCCCACCCTCCACCTGCTGATGCCGTCCTCCGCTGACGGGTACCGGATCCCCGCCCAAGTCACCACCGAGCCCGACCTGACGGCCGCCTTCGGCCTCGCCGACGGACCGCTCTTCCGCGACCAGCCGGCCCACGAGAGCCTGGCCGACGCCTACGGCCACGACGTGCCGATGCGGGTCCCCGACGACCTCGACGCCGAGCTGGCGCAGCTGCTGGACACCGCCGAACAGCCCGCCGTCGTCGATGAGCTGCCGGCCGACGGGCCGCACAGCCACCGCAAGCCGACCCTCCTGCACCCCGCCCGCGCCGCCAAGGAGGGCGGCACCCGGTCCTGGCGCCGCACCCTCAGCGTGGTCACCGTCGCCCTCACGTCCGTGATCGTGGTGGCGGTCGGCCTGCTCGCCGCGGTGGCGTCCTACCCACCGCTGCGGGCGCTGGCCGGGGAGGCCACGTCGCCGCGCATCGCGCAGCTGTGGCCGCTGCTGGTCTACGGGCCGTGGATGGCCGCCATCCTGTCCATCCTGCGGGCCCGCACCCACCGGCGGCGCACCGCCCACTCCTGGTGCGTGGTGATCTTCTTCGCCGCCGTGGCCACGGTGCTGTGCATCGCCAAGGCCCCCACCACCCCGGCGGGCATCACGGTGGCGGGCCTGCCGCCGGTCACCGCGCTGCTCTGTTTCCACCAGCTCATCCGCCAGCTCGAACCCGGCCCTTCGGTGACGCCCGCCACCCGGCACGCGTACTCGAACCGCGGCGCGCACCGCCACCGTTCCGGCCGCTGA
- a CDS encoding cytochrome P450: MGIRGAAGVRAARGPAPHSWTVSTAPGGVPLLGHALPLWRRPLDFLASLPAHGDLVAIRLGPQRVWLACDPALVQQILMDPRTYDKGGPLYDTMRMVLGNGLVTCTQDVHRRQRRLAQPCFRPSRIADYAQVMSAEIDAAVGKWRPGQTLDVTDAMMDLSARVTTGVLMSTSLDPGLAAEVRACLSTVMRGVLLRAVVPLGPLYRLPTPGNRRFDRALARLHHIIDGIIAERRGSTARHGDLLDTLLGATDDAPGPDGRAVPEGLAQDCPHATAAPTPQEAPHDQEPLTDQEAHDQLMTFLVAGIETTALALAWTLHLLAAHPEEERRLHAEVDSVLAGRPPAPDDLPRLGHARRVVTEALRMYPPGWALTRVTTTETTLAGHRLAPGSTVLYSAYVLHQDPVAFPDPQRFDPDRWLPERAGGVPGGAMLPFAAGNRKCIGDHFAMTEAVLVLAAIAARWRLRPPSPRTVRPVPAAVLSPGPLPMVCASRRGPDGPAPAVPSEAP; encoded by the coding sequence ATGGGTATACGTGGTGCGGCGGGCGTCCGCGCGGCCCGCGGTCCCGCCCCGCACAGCTGGACCGTGTCGACGGCACCCGGCGGCGTACCGCTGCTGGGACACGCGCTCCCGCTGTGGCGGCGCCCGCTGGACTTCCTCGCCTCGCTGCCCGCGCACGGCGACCTGGTCGCGATCCGCCTCGGACCGCAGCGCGTGTGGCTCGCCTGCGACCCGGCGCTGGTGCAGCAGATCCTCATGGACCCGCGCACGTACGACAAGGGCGGTCCGCTCTACGACACCATGCGCATGGTGCTCGGCAACGGGCTGGTCACCTGCACCCAGGACGTGCACCGCAGGCAGCGCCGGCTGGCCCAGCCCTGCTTCCGCCCGTCCCGGATCGCCGACTACGCGCAGGTGATGAGCGCCGAGATCGACGCCGCCGTCGGAAAGTGGCGGCCCGGACAGACGCTGGACGTCACCGACGCGATGATGGACCTCTCGGCCCGGGTCACCACCGGCGTGCTGATGTCCACGTCCCTCGACCCGGGCCTCGCCGCCGAGGTACGCGCCTGCCTGTCGACCGTCATGCGCGGCGTCCTGCTGCGCGCGGTCGTCCCGCTCGGCCCGCTCTACAGACTCCCCACGCCCGGCAACCGCCGCTTCGACCGGGCTCTCGCCCGGCTGCACCACATCATCGACGGGATCATCGCCGAACGCCGCGGCAGCACCGCCCGGCACGGCGACCTGCTCGACACCCTCCTGGGAGCCACGGACGACGCCCCCGGACCGGACGGCCGCGCCGTACCCGAAGGCCTTGCCCAGGACTGCCCCCACGCCACCGCCGCGCCCACCCCCCAGGAGGCACCCCACGATCAGGAACCGCTCACCGACCAAGAGGCGCACGACCAGTTGATGACCTTCCTCGTGGCCGGCATCGAGACCACCGCGCTGGCCCTCGCCTGGACGCTCCACCTCCTGGCGGCCCACCCCGAGGAAGAACGCCGGCTGCACGCCGAGGTGGACTCCGTGCTCGCCGGCCGGCCGCCCGCGCCGGACGATCTGCCCCGGCTCGGCCACGCCCGGCGCGTGGTCACCGAAGCCCTGCGCATGTACCCGCCGGGCTGGGCCCTGACCCGGGTGACCACCACCGAGACCACGCTGGCCGGCCACCGGCTGGCACCGGGAAGCACCGTCCTGTACAGCGCGTACGTGCTCCACCAGGACCCGGTGGCCTTCCCCGACCCCCAGCGTTTCGACCCCGACCGATGGTTGCCGGAACGGGCAGGGGGCGTTCCGGGCGGTGCGATGCTCCCGTTCGCCGCCGGCAACCGCAAGTGCATCGGCGACCACTTCGCGATGACCGAAGCCGTGCTCGTCCTTGCCGCCATCGCCGCGCGCTGGCGCCTGCGCCCGCCGTCCCCCAGGACCGTACGACCGGTCCCGGCGGCCGTGCTGAGCCCGGGCCCGCTGCCCATGGTCTGCGCCTCACGCCGCGGACCGGACGGCCCAGCGCCGGCCGTGCCATCTGAAGCACCGTGA
- a CDS encoding terpene synthase family protein, whose translation MQATGYGVPESELPADRWGHDPLTGAGPGRDADDAMAVRATVVIPQLYCPIPAAPHHETAGIERRVVEWMARFGFCDNDFHHAQVLANRTAEWACRIAPDGSSRLLQIGADWSCLGLLLDDVYLDGGLFSRHPERFLPMAVQVIHGADHPETTDGGKADPYTVAFGEVSYRYRRHATGTVVRRWVDGVAEWFLAACVGMGQRASGTVPSLEEYFVIGPRDRGTKASIAVIEMAEGTSLPSEESETPRIRALTQVASALVTFANDVYSYHREVKEQSLESNLVGILEHELRVPPQEAMTRAAALHDRLMCLYLALRERIARRATPEVRCYLGQLDHFIRGNLDYSAVSPRYRDDPGAAPDPAPAFGVWADSPSDGSLEPLPLRTVAWWWDQLSPAA comes from the coding sequence ATGCAGGCAACAGGCTACGGCGTCCCCGAATCCGAGCTACCGGCCGACCGCTGGGGTCACGACCCGTTAACGGGCGCCGGCCCGGGGCGTGACGCGGACGACGCCATGGCGGTGCGCGCCACCGTCGTCATCCCCCAGCTGTACTGCCCCATCCCGGCGGCGCCGCACCACGAGACCGCCGGCATCGAGCGGCGCGTCGTGGAGTGGATGGCGCGGTTCGGCTTCTGCGACAACGACTTCCACCATGCCCAGGTCCTGGCCAACCGCACGGCCGAGTGGGCGTGCCGGATCGCCCCCGACGGCAGCAGCCGGCTGCTGCAGATCGGCGCCGACTGGTCCTGCCTGGGCCTGCTGCTGGACGACGTCTATCTGGACGGCGGGCTCTTCAGCCGGCACCCGGAACGTTTCCTCCCGATGGCCGTCCAGGTCATCCACGGTGCCGACCACCCCGAGACCACCGACGGCGGCAAGGCCGACCCCTACACCGTGGCGTTCGGCGAGGTCTCGTACCGCTACCGGCGGCACGCCACCGGCACGGTCGTACGGCGGTGGGTCGACGGCGTTGCCGAATGGTTTCTCGCCGCGTGCGTCGGCATGGGCCAGCGGGCGTCGGGCACCGTGCCGAGCCTGGAGGAGTACTTCGTCATCGGCCCGCGGGACCGCGGCACCAAGGCGTCCATCGCCGTCATCGAGATGGCGGAGGGCACCTCGCTGCCCAGCGAGGAGTCGGAGACACCCCGAATACGAGCGCTGACCCAGGTCGCGTCCGCCCTGGTCACCTTCGCCAACGACGTCTACTCCTACCACCGCGAGGTCAAGGAGCAGTCGCTGGAGTCGAACCTCGTCGGCATCCTGGAACACGAACTGCGCGTGCCGCCCCAGGAGGCCATGACCCGGGCGGCGGCGCTGCACGACCGGCTGATGTGCCTCTATCTCGCGCTGCGGGAGCGGATCGCCCGGCGGGCCACCCCCGAGGTGCGCTGCTACCTCGGCCAGCTCGACCACTTCATCCGCGGCAACCTGGACTACAGCGCCGTCAGTCCCCGCTACCGGGACGACCCGGGCGCCGCCCCCGACCCGGCGCCCGCCTTCGGCGTCTGGGCGGACTCGCCCAGTGATGGGAGTCTCGAACCGCTGCCGCTGCGCACGGTGGCGTGGTGGTGGGACCAGCTGAGCCCCGCGGCGTGA